TCCCGGAACTTGCGCTGGGTGAAGTAGAATAGGATGGGGTCCAGGACGCTGTTCATGCTCGCGAAAGGCCGGGTGCACTTGTAGGTGATGGCGAAAGACTGGAGGGTGCCACAGGGCACCCCCTGCAAGGAGCGGACAATCAGGTAGATGGTCTTGGTGAGGTGGAAGGGGAAGAAGCTGATGGCGAAGACCAGGACGACGATTATGATCATCCGCACGGCCTTGTCTTTCTTCTTGCGGACTGCCAAGCCGATCAGCTCATCCTTCTGGCAGAGGATCCGGGCCATGCAGCAGTAGCACCCCACCACGAGGACGAAAGGGATCAAGAACCCCGTGACCGTCAGGGTGATGCCATACGGGAAGTAGCTGGCGGAACGGTCCGGAGGGCTGAGGTCATAGCACACGGTACGGTTCCTTTGGACGCCGGTGGAGGCGTAGACGAACGTGGGCAGGCACTGCGCGACGACCAGGAGCCACACGACCCCGCACACCATCCAGGTGAAGCCTTTGCCCCTCTTCTTGTGCCAGGTGGAGAGCGGGTGGCAGATGCCCAGGTAGCGCTGGACGCTGATGCAGGTGAGGAAGAGGATGCTACCATGCAAGTTGGTGTAGAACTGGAAGCGCACGAAGCGGCAGGTGAAGTCCCCGAAGGGCCAGTAGTCTTTCTGGGTGTAGTTGTAGATAAGCAGCGGCAGGGAGCAGACGTAGAGTAAGTCGGCCATCGCCAGGTTCAGCATGTAGATCATGGAGCGGGTCAGCACCTTCCGTGACAGCCAGACCTGAACGATCACGACAgcgttcaagggcagccccaccacAAAGACCACGGAGTAGACCAGTGGCAGCAGGATCTGCTTGAATTCCTCGTGGAAAGTGCAAGAGTTCTTCCCGCCGGTGGAGGTGGTCAAGTTCTCCATCCCTGGACTACCGGGTTCTCCTTGCATTCAGCTCAAAGCCAAGGTTTTTCTCTGGCCAAGTGGGACCTGCAGGCGAGACATAATGGAGAGCAGTTTAGATCCATTCgttttatttcacacacacacacacacacacacacacacacagagttttctttttccccctttaaaaaatattttatttagtttaTATTAGGgattcagaaggaaaaaaagggatggGTAAGCATGAAAGGGTATCCGTCTGAAGATAGAAAAGAAAAACAACGTACACACTTCGTCTTAAAAGACTGATCGAACAGACTACATTGTGACTTTTGTAACTTTTATGTTAGCTATTATCCAGGCAAAAATGTAAGTGCATTCCTAGGTATTTTATAACTATCCaaccaattggttcttgtaggttatccgggctgtgtaaccgtggtcttggtattttctttcctgacgtttcgccagcagctgtggccggcatcttcagaggagtaacaccaaccAATTTTCTAGTCTACACTGAGAAGCTACCTCGTAATTATataacatttaatttttaatgttattttgattaaCCTTCAGCCTCAACATATCTATAGAACAGTTTCCTTTATCATTATATTGCTCATAAGTCACTTCACGGGTTATGTTCATCGCatgggtcattttggccatgactGCATACTCCATTAGTTTGTCCTTCCATTCCTCCGCATCTGGGAGGGATGATTGTTTCCCACACAAAGTTttcttatactgcatcagaccatcaATTTATTTATTCACGTAAAAcacttattagctgcctttcttccctatGGAGCTGGAGGCAGTTTTCAACAGAGATAATGGCCCCAGTGTACTTTTCGAAAGAAGCTCGCTACGGTAAACAGGTCAACTAGAAAACTTCACCACCAGGGTGCCAGGAATCTGGATGAGATCACCTTTGTGTTTGTGTaagtagatgtgtgtgtgtatttctacAGTTACTGGACTCTTGTGATCTCGCTCGTCTTCCAGCTTCTGCTAATTTTGTTAAAACAAGTCTCTTGTTATAATTTTCCCTTGCCACTAGGCGGCACCACCACAACGTGTAAGGAGCTAGAAGCCGCCTGCCGTTCATCCCGGTTCCAAAGAAACACCAGGCAGAAAAAGGAGTGATAGACGGCATGCCTTTAATGCAGTCCGCGTTACATCTTCCTCACAGCCCTGCTTGTGAGTTATGTGTAGCTTAGAAGCCTGTGCACCTCTgcagctattttatttatttattttactcacacacgaagttgccttatactgaaccagacccttgatccatcaaagtcagtattgcctactcagaccagcagcagctcttcagggtctcaggctgaggtctttcacatcacctacttgcctagaccctttaactggagatgccagggactgaacctgggaccttctgcatgccaagcagatgctctaccactgagccatggcacctccttatagctctccagggtctcaggcggaggtcttccacatcacctactcgcctggttcctttaactggagctgccggggattgaacctgggaccttctgcatgccaagcaagcaaGACTGAATGACCTTCAATTTGTACCCCTGCCCTTTCCGAAcctaagctgggctcagagcggcttccaACATTATCTTCCAGTGTAACTAAAACatgcatttaaaacacacacaggaagggagccagcgtggtgtagtggtcaagagcggtggtttggtggactctgatctggagaaccgggt
This sequence is a window from Euleptes europaea isolate rEulEur1 chromosome 12, rEulEur1.hap1, whole genome shotgun sequence. Protein-coding genes within it:
- the P2RY6 gene encoding P2Y purinoceptor 6; this translates as MENLTTSTGGKNSCTFHEEFKQILLPLVYSVVFVVGLPLNAVVIVQVWLSRKVLTRSMIYMLNLAMADLLYVCSLPLLIYNYTQKDYWPFGDFTCRFVRFQFYTNLHGSILFLTCISVQRYLGICHPLSTWHKKRGKGFTWMVCGVVWLLVVAQCLPTFVYASTGVQRNRTVCYDLSPPDRSASYFPYGITLTVTGFLIPFVLVVGCYCCMARILCQKDELIGLAVRKKKDKAVRMIIIVVLVFAISFFPFHLTKTIYLIVRSLQGVPCGTLQSFAITYKCTRPFASMNSVLDPILFYFTQRKFRESTRHLLDKVSSKWKHDS